The genomic window ttctgagtaagcatgtataACATTGGTAGGGGACCCACCTACTTAGACCCACCAGGCCATTTGGGCCAAACCATGCCTACCTTTCCTGTGGCTGATGTCATGTATGATGGGTGCAGGAAAATTCAAGCTTTTAAATCTAAAGGGGTTGGATCTAGAGAGATCATTGAAGAGTGTGAGAGGAAGGTGCTTTTCCTGCCATTTCTAGTCCTTAGaaacactcaaaaatgttgctttaGGGAAGTTGATAGAAGCACCATCACAGAAGATTCCTTGGCCCAATTTTCTGCTATCTCCCTCTTCCTCGTCAGCCCTTTATGCCATAACCTGTCTCATTCAGCAGGGTCCCCTTAAACTCAGGTGAGCCTTTTTGAGGGCCTGGGGCACGCCTGGGAAAAGATGGGACAGGGATTCACTTTCCATCCACCCCTTTCTGTGAGTAGATCTCTGCATACAGCCCAGTACATTATTGGTTATCTTAAGTTATAATATATTTTGTTTACCAAGGGTTGTGTTATATTGTGCTTTCATATTCTCTTCTTTAAAGGTCAATTCTGGTATTTCTTTAATTTTTCCATTTCTTATAAGCTCATTTATTAATAATAACCTCTTGAATAAGACTCTGTAGTACTCCATACAAATTCAGGCCCTGACAGTTCAAGAAGCCaaatttgaaaatattttcaaTTTGTACCTGGGTCAATGAGGTTCTTTATTTCATAGCTACATCTACTTTTTGGAAAcctgaagtttttttaatgtagtgAAATTTGTAATCCAAGAGGTATTACACTTGTATCACATGGGCTATAAGAAGCACCGCAGTTATGCATTAAGTAGGTGAAGAGTGAAGAAGAGTATTAGCTTTTGCTTGTGGTATCCATCCTTAGTTTGACATAGATGTACCTTTGTACACCAACCTGTTCCCTTATACTCTATAAACCGCCATGCATACTAATGGTGCTGTGTAattaagaataaataataataaaagattgGATCCAGAATCTCATGAATGGAATTCTTCTAATGAGACCCTATTCCCAGAGGAAGGGATAAGGGAATTTTAACTGATTCTTTCTTCTCCTTTACTTCTCAAAAAGCTGTCCTATAGAGTTAGGCGAAACCCCCAGGACAGATttaagggagaggaggaggaggggatgtTCTGTTGCAGAGCTCGAtgtccttgtgctgatgggataCCTCCCgctgtttatatatataaaagaacatTCCAGTTAAGCAAGGACAATGTGCATGTTCATTCTGTGTTTAATTAGAAATTGTATATGTAGATTCTAGTTCTGGACTGTTTCCCAAATCCAGTGTATGATATGTCACTGGAGATGTGAAGACCTGGAAAAATTGGGGGAGAAATGGTTCCTCCTCATTTGTTTGGGCATCTTTTCGGGTCTTTACATCACTATTCTATTCATACTGTGTGTCGAGTACAATTGAGGTGATTGATGCTGGCAACTTTGACTATGCCAGTCACCTGTTCTAAATGTAGctgaatatgcatttttatttatctgGATTCTCCCCTGTGTTAGCTATACTTGAAATGGAGGAATCAGCGGGCATGGAGAAAGGTAATCTTGCTTGGGCACCTTGATTTAAAGCTATAATTTTGTAGTAAGTATTTTCTCTGTTTGATCAAAAAGGATCTAGTTTGTACATGCAACATAATTTTTCAGATTATAGCTACAGCAAAAATGTCGAGTTTCTTGCTCAGTCTTCTGAAATCTGGCTTCTGATTTTTAATTTTAACacagttttttcttcttttattagaTGGTGGCGAGGATACAGTGAGAAATAAATCTCACTCTACTAAAAGAGGCTTATCCGAAGAAGTAGAAGATGAAATTCCAAGGAAAAAGTCTAAGAAGGATAAGAAACACAAagataagaaaaagaagaagaaaaggaagaaggagaaaagggagaaaaagtATAAAAAGCAACCCAAGGAATCAAAACTAAATGAGCAGCATAAAGAATGTGGAGATACGCAGTCCATTTCTCATTCAAAATCAGAAAGTTCGAGCTCCATACCAAGTGCAGAAGATGTAGATCTACAGCCTGTATCTTCTTCGAAACAGACTTCTGGGTGGCTTCTGGAAAAAACTGTATGTGAAAACCTTAATTTAGCCACGTCAAATTCACATAATGCAAATAATTCAGTTAACAGCAAACTGGATACAACTAGAGATTCTGCTTTAGCCAATATTCAAGAACTCAGTGAAGTCAAGCTTACAAATGAGAGAGAATTGGAAAATAACACCTACCAACCTACCAACGTAGCTTTGAATTTGTGCATAGGGAATGAATCTTTAAATATTGCTGATGTTGAAGGTAGAGTGGCTAACATAAAAGAATATGAACAGCCCGAAGCTAGTTTGACATTGGAGGCTATGGAAGAAACAAGTGCTCCTGAAAGCAGTCCAAAGTCTGTAGCAGTACAACTGGAATATTTGGAAACAAGTTCAACATCTGACACAAtggaggtaaaagatttggactCTGTCTCAGAATCTTTCAATCCTGAAATCTTGAAACAAGCAGTAGCAACTTCATTTGAAACTGCTGGCTGTAATTTCGCCAACCTtccatcagaggcagctgcagaaGCCAAAGATTCAGTGACAACTCTGGGGTTTTTGGCTATGGTTGTAGGAAAAGATTTTGAAGCCACTTCAGAATTTTTGAATACAGCAAAAGTGAAAGCTTCTGAAATAAGCCCCGATCAGGCTACCTTTATGGATATGAAAGAGGATTTACTACATGACTCTGAGAGCATCGTCACAGTGAAAGATCTGCAACTGAGTCAACAGTTTGAATCAACAGCAGCGTTGAAAGACTTGGAAGCAGCTTCAGAATCTCTGCATACAATCTCTGAAAAATATTTTGAACCAGCTCTAGTAACTAGACTGAAGCATCATCGAgaagaattaaaaataattacagaGTTGGATGCCCAGAAATGCCCAGCAGCAACCCCTGATGTTGAGACAAGGGCAGGGGTGAAAGAATTAGGAGCAGCTCAAGCTTCGCCAGTCAAGACAACGTTGAATGATGCAGAAAAACATCAAATACTTTTGCAAACTGTAGCAGATGCAAAAGATGCACCAGAATTAGAGGACATGAAAAGCACAGATTCAACTTTAAAAGTGAGGACTATGGAagttggggagatggacatgagaTGCTTAAAAGCAAAATCTAAACATACAACGGAAATGGAAAAGTGGATTGCTGTGCCAGAACCTCTTAGAATGAAGGGTGTGAAGAATCTAGATACTTCTCCAGAATTTGAGGGAGATAGGCAAGTGAATTATTTGGGAACTCCCCTAGAAGCGGTGGTAGGGAAGAGAGGAGAGTCAGGAATTACTGAAGATTCTAAGGCAGTGATTGATGTACAAGTTCCTGAAAGCATTTCACAATCTAAAACTGTTCTAAATATTAATAATTTAGAAATGGCTCCAGggatagtaaaaacacaatatctGGAAGCTTCAAAATATGTGGATGTAAGAGAAAGTAATACTGTGGGGAATGTAAAGGATTTTGGAAAAGTTCCAGAATCATTAATGACTGTGAAAAATTTGGACAGCATTTCAGAATCTCAGTACccaaaagaaatgaaaagtgCAAAAGACGTTTTGCAACTTGATGCAGTAACTCAGAGAAAAGATTTAGAAACTAGTCTAGAGACAGAAGAAGAGcaagaggggagagagatggaTGCTACTTCAGATTCACTGCATATGATATTTACAAATTATTCAgaacagagcctagaacttgatACAGAATCTGAAATTATGATGAAGTTGAAGAGTTCAGAAAATGTTCCTGAGTCACTGCACATGGTGGATGCAAACAAATTTGAAGCACTACAAACTGGGGAAATCCAAGGCATTAAAACTGTAGATCCTGAAACAATAGTTGAGTTGAATGATTTACGTAAAAAATTAAAACCACTGGACAGAGAGGTGAAAAATATGGAAGTAACTTCAGTGCCACCTGGAAAGTATTCTGAGATTCCTGTAGCATCTGAAACTGTGGCCAAAAGCAAAAGCACTGAAACTGAATCTCATCCTGTGCCCCGAATACAGGAGAAGCCTTCTGATGCTATAGCGCATGTGGAGAAAAATCAGAATGGTGCTGAGGCAGCTGATTTGAAAACTTTACCAAGATATCAGAAAGTAACTAAAGAAGTATCTGTAGGAATATCTGGCAATAAGCTGCATGCTGAGAGTGAAGGCTCATTACTCATTTCAAAATCTCTGCAAGAAATGGATATAGTAAGTTCAGAAGGAATTCCAGAACTGGAGGATGTAGCAGTGATGCAAGAATTAAAAGAAACAACTGTGGTGGATGTGAGCAGTCCTAAAGAACCCTTAGCATTGAAGAATTTGCCATCAATTCCTGATTCTCATGCAGAACAAAATCTAGAACAACTCCAGTATGTGAAGACAAAAATCAGGGGAGTTGGTTTGGATTCTCTGTATTCTTTGGAAGTTAAATATGAAGGAACAAGTCCAGAGTTTCTGTTTTCAGATGAATTAACTAGTcaggaagagaagcagaaattGGAAGAAAGGACAGAATCAAGAGGATTTACAGCTCCAGAATCTCTCTGTGTATCAGAGAAAGAGAAGATTATAGTTCTAGAATCTGACGAGATTAACAAAGTAATAGATTTGGAACACAGTCCAGAATCTATGAATGTGACAGAAACATTTTCAAAGACCACCCTGACACCTTTCTATTTGATTCAAGCAAAAGATTCAAAAACAGCGTCAGAATCTACAATCATAGACCTAGAAGCTGATTTAGAATCTACTGTTCAAGCAGGTGTAGAAATTGCAAATGATCCTCCAAAACGTGAATTGTTGGTAGGATCAGAAATTTTGGAAATTGCTTCAGAAAGTCCCCACCATATTGAAATGTCACAGTGCACACCAGTATTGCAAGTGTCAGATGCAGAACCCAGAGGTGAAGCACTGGCAGGTACAGATTTGGAAGCAGATTCAGAAACTATATGTGTGATTGATACTGAAGAATTTGAAGTAAAAAAACCAGAAATGGCTCTAGCAACTTTATTTGCCCCAGATGCGTTAGATATAAAAGCAACTCCCAGCTTTCTCCATGGAACTGACGATAAAGGATTAAAAGCGGCTAAAACAATTGAAATGGTGGTGGATATAGAAAAATTGAAGGCATCCTCTGAATCTGTGCATGTATTGAAAGATACATTTGAACCCATTCGCATAACGGGTGTGAAAGATTTAGAAACCAGTCAGAAGGTAGAAACAAATCTAGCATTTTTGGACAAAAACGAGATGAATAATGTGCTCACATCTACTCCCAAAGCTGATGTGACTGGTTCAGAAACCTTTGAAAGACGTAAACCAGTTTTGGGTGCACATATTTCAGAAGGCACGTTGACAACTGCAGATAAAGCAGAACAGAAGGATTTTGGAGTTCTAAAACCAGACACAAAATTGGCagtaaaatattctgaatcaattTCTAAATCTGCAACTGTTTCAGAAAGAAAGGATAGTGACAAAATTCAGTCTGAGTTAATGTTGGATGTCATAGATTTGGGAGCAAGCTCCAGTACTTTAGATACAAGAGGGATGAAAAATTCAGAAGCAGCTATGCAGTTTGAAACAACTTCTAAACTCTGTGTGCCACAGGTGAGGGATTCAGATGGTGTTGTAGAATCCATATCCATACCTGAAGCAGAAACCAAAGATTTAGGAAATGCTCTAAATTATGAAACAGTATTGGAAATAAAAAATTCAGTAGCTACTGCATCACAGCTAAGTACACCAGAATTGAAGTCTTCAGAATCAGTCTCTGTATTAAAACTAGTTGACTCTACAGGAACCCGAGAACTGGAAATTACTCCAAGAAATCTAGGTACAACAAATTCAGATTCTTCTGGTACAATTAAAGGGACAGAAGTACTGGAAATAATAGACTCTCAGAAACATAGCAAAGCAGAAAATACtttggaaataaaatatttagaaTCGGCTTCAGAAACAGAATATGCCCTTGAGACACATCAGTACAAAGCAGCTCCAGAATCTGAAAGTGTGATGGAAGAGAAACTTTCAGAAACAACTTCAGCAGTTGTAGGTTTGGTCAGTAAGGAAGATTTAGAAACTATTGCAAAATCTAAACTTCCTCCAGAAAAAACCTACTTAGAAACTCCTCCACAATCCCTGTGTACTGTGGAGGCACGTGATTTGGAAGGAAGTGGCACATGTAAAGAAGTGCCACATGTTTCAAAAACTACCCCCCAATTTTCAAGTATTGTGGAAGAAAAAAGTTCAGGAGCCACAATATCATCTCTGGCTACAGAAACAGCAAATGATTCAGAAAAACAACTAGAATTACAAATGCGTTTTGATGAAACATGTTCAAGAACAGCTTTAGAACGTACAGAAAACGACTCTAAACCTATTGTAGAAATAGCATCTATTGTGGATGGCAAGAGTTCTGAGGCAAATGCAGGGCTTATGAATATAGTAGAGTTGAAGGACACTGAATCCTTATTAAAATCTAAGATTGCTCCAGAATCAGTACACTCAAAAGAACCAGAAGATTTTGAAGCAACCACTAAATGCGATTCTATAGGGAAAGTAAAAGATCTGCAAGTTGCCCAAACGGCAATGGGAAAAGAGAAGCAAATGGATTTTGAAGGAATTTCAAAATCTGCGTTAGCTTTGGGGACTCAGGATTTGGAAAGAAATTCAACTCCTATTTTGTTGTCAGAAAAAAAGATCCCTGAAGCGTCTTTAGAATCTGCCCATGCTCTTAGTACAAAAGATTCGGTACCAGCTCCTATGACTGCAGA from Podarcis raffonei isolate rPodRaf1 chromosome 4, rPodRaf1.pri, whole genome shotgun sequence includes these protein-coding regions:
- the SON gene encoding protein SON isoform X4 — its product is MATSIEQIFRSFVVSKFREIQEQQFGSAKLGSQHNGEINSSEQVNSSDDTISSIGNLQNDPLVQKIEQVLSEVLGAESQYKPDGGEDTVRNKSHSTKRGLSEEVEDEIPRKKSKKDKKHKDKKKKKKRKKEKREKKYKKQPKESKLNEQHKECGDTQSISHSKSESSSSIPSAEDVDLQPVSSSKQTSGWLLEKTVCENLNLATSNSHNANNSVNSKLDTTRDSALANIQELSEVKLTNERELENNTYQPTNVALNLCIGNESLNIADVEGRVANIKEYEQPEASLTLEAMEETSAPESSPKSVAVQLEYLETSSTSDTMEVKDLDSVSESFNPEILKQAVATSFETAGCNFANLPSEAAAEAKDSVTTLGFLAMVVGKDFEATSEFLNTAKVKASEISPDQATFMDMKEDLLHDSESIVTVKDLQLSQQFESTAALKDLEAASESLHTISEKYFEPALVTRLKHHREELKIITELDAQKCPAATPDVETRAGVKELGAAQASPVKTTLNDAEKHQILLQTVADAKDAPELEDMKSTDSTLKVRTMEVGEMDMRCLKAKSKHTTEMEKWIAVPEPLRMKGVKNLDTSPEFEGDRQVNYLGTPLEAVVGKRGESGITEDSKAVIDVQVPESISQSKTVLNINNLEMAPGIVKTQYLEASKYVDVRESNTVGNVKDFGKVPESLMTVKNLDSISESQYPKEMKSAKDVLQLDAVTQRKDLETSLETEEEQEGREMDATSDSLHMIFTNYSEQSLELDTESEIMMKLKSSENVPESLHMVDANKFEALQTGEIQGIKTVDPETIVELNDLRKKLKPLDREVKNMEVTSVPPGKYSEIPVASETVAKSKSTETESHPVPRIQEKPSDAIAHVEKNQNGAEAADLKTLPRYQKVTKEVSVGISGNKLHAESEGSLLISKSLQEMDIVSSEGIPELEDVAVMQELKETTVVDVSSPKEPLALKNLPSIPDSHAEQNLEQLQYVKTKIRGVGLDSLYSLEVKYEGTSPEFLFSDELTSQEEKQKLEERTESRGFTAPESLCVSEKEKIIVLESDEINKVIDLEHSPESMNVTETFSKTTLTPFYLIQAKDSKTASESTIIDLEADLESTVQAGVEIANDPPKRELLVGSEILEIASESPHHIEMSQCTPVLQVSDAEPRGEALAGTDLEADSETICVIDTEEFEVKKPEMALATLFAPDALDIKATPSFLHGTDDKGLKAAKTIEMVVDIEKLKASSESVHVLKDTFEPIRITGVKDLETSQKVETNLAFLDKNEMNNVLTSTPKADVTGSETFERRKPVLGAHISEGTLTTADKAEQKDFGVLKPDTKLAVKYSESISKSATVSERKDSDKIQSELMLDVIDLGASSSTLDTRGMKNSEAAMQFETTSKLCVPQVRDSDGVVESISIPEAETKDLGNALNYETVLEIKNSVATASQLSTPELKSSESVSVLKLVDSTGTRELEITPRNLGTTNSDSSGTIKGTEVLEIIDSQKHSKAENTLEIKYLESASETEYALETHQYKAAPESESVMEEKLSETTSAVVGLVSKEDLETIAKSKLPPEKTYLETPPQSLCTVEARDLEGSGTCKEVPHVSKTTPQFSSIVEEKSSGATISSLATETANDSEKQLELQMRFDETCSRTALERTENDSKPIVEIASIVDGKSSEANAGLMNIVELKDTESLLKSKIAPESVHSKEPEDFEATTKCDSIGKVKDLQVAQTAMGKEKQMDFEGISKSALALGTQDLERNSTPILLSEKKIPEASLESAHALSTKDSVPAPMTAENIDITEQNSKERCMAEVIDLESTTEQQAKNSEMIPQFTVEVKTSEATSEPLHKPKEKDLDGMKPVSLEEQGLKAAIKSVSAAAENLKSNQQLLKDSEASLEPLQMAKEKELEITLQDSLKDQDSDTTPKSSDIMKEKEENILKDKKSEKVSSKSKDKSKSGKKAKRSRSKSPSKSKKRKKKSRSRSTSRQVASRRARSRSKNDSRSRKKDSTSRHKSRSKSSDKKESKESSVRSRRRRSRTSDRLKSRSKSVDKRETSVRSRRRRSRSSDHHKSRSRSVDRRESVRRRRRLSRSSDNHKSRSRSVDKRDSLIRSGRRQSRSSDRRKSRSRSTDKRDTSVRTRRRRSRSSDRCKSRSKSVDRRESSVRTRRRKSISSDRHKSRSRSADDKRKTSVRSRRRRSRSPDVRKSRSRSVDRREISVRTRRRRSRSSDRKSRSRSNERRESSVRVRRRRSRSSDNRKSRSRSVDKRDTSLRVRRRRSRSSDRKSRSKSVDKRESSLRTRRRKSVSSDRKSRSKSVDKRETSFRGKRRRSRSSDNRKSRSRSVDKRDTSIRAKRRRSRSSDNRKSRSKSAENLETSSRSKRRRSKSADNKCRTKSAEKEDPSLKSRHRKSKSKSKSRSKSPERRKDKDSSDVSGRKRSKSRSKSKSLEKTEGTESVEAPNHTKSPEYHKSKSRSKSLEKTGERDPLRRSRSKGSKSSEPSRRHRTASRSRKNRSRSATRKRSSRSKSDHRSQTRSRSRSRSCSRRWRRTRSRSVSRQRSLSRERRRRSRRNRSRSIDRRRRRSDSRDSYRIPLRLRSRSRTPVRPRCSRSTGRRRSTSISPDHRRSRTSSRSPKRLTDLDKAQLLEIAKANAAAMCAKAGVPLPPSLMPVVTPEKKEEKVAQKSAKETILELTEKCKKIAQSQEDDIIVNKPHVSDEEEEEHPFINHPFKLNEPKPIFFNLTTPTIKPAAPKNQVTLTKEFPVSSGSQHRKKESDSAYGEWVPVEKNKDENKDDVFPNPANLEPVDISSALTERTIAQKRLTENTFDMEAMCLLNRAQERVEEPLMDLSPFREQKAPSKT
- the SON gene encoding protein SON isoform X1; translated protein: MATSIEQIFRSFVVSKFREIQEQQFGSAKLGSQHNGEINSSEQVNSSDDTISSIGNLQNDPLVQKIEQVLSEVLGAESQYKPDGGEDTVRNKSHSTKRGLSEEVEDEIPRKKSKKDKKHKDKKKKKKRKKEKREKKYKKQPKESKLNEQHKECGDTQSISHSKSESSSSIPSAEDVDLQPVSSSKQTSGWLLEKTVCENLNLATSNSHNANNSVNSKLDTTRDSALANIQELSEVKLTNERELENNTYQPTNVALNLCIGNESLNIADVEGRVANIKEYEQPEASLTLEAMEETSAPESSPKSVAVQLEYLETSSTSDTMEVKDLDSVSESFNPEILKQAVATSFETAGCNFANLPSEAAAEAKDSVTTLGFLAMVVGKDFEATSEFLNTAKVKASEISPDQATFMDMKEDLLHDSESIVTVKDLQLSQQFESTAALKDLEAASESLHTISEKYFEPALVTRLKHHREELKIITELDAQKCPAATPDVETRAGVKELGAAQASPVKTTLNDAEKHQILLQTVADAKDAPELEDMKSTDSTLKVRTMEVGEMDMRCLKAKSKHTTEMEKWIAVPEPLRMKGVKNLDTSPEFEGDRQVNYLGTPLEAVVGKRGESGITEDSKAVIDVQVPESISQSKTVLNINNLEMAPGIVKTQYLEASKYVDVRESNTVGNVKDFGKVPESLMTVKNLDSISESQYPKEMKSAKDVLQLDAVTQRKDLETSLETEEEQEGREMDATSDSLHMIFTNYSEQSLELDTESEIMMKLKSSENVPESLHMVDANKFEALQTGEIQGIKTVDPETIVELNDLRKKLKPLDREVKNMEVTSVPPGKYSEIPVASETVAKSKSTETESHPVPRIQEKPSDAIAHVEKNQNGAEAADLKTLPRYQKVTKEVSVGISGNKLHAESEGSLLISKSLQEMDIVSSEGIPELEDVAVMQELKETTVVDVSSPKEPLALKNLPSIPDSHAEQNLEQLQYVKTKIRGVGLDSLYSLEVKYEGTSPEFLFSDELTSQEEKQKLEERTESRGFTAPESLCVSEKEKIIVLESDEINKVIDLEHSPESMNVTETFSKTTLTPFYLIQAKDSKTASESTIIDLEADLESTVQAGVEIANDPPKRELLVGSEILEIASESPHHIEMSQCTPVLQVSDAEPRGEALAGTDLEADSETICVIDTEEFEVKKPEMALATLFAPDALDIKATPSFLHGTDDKGLKAAKTIEMVVDIEKLKASSESVHVLKDTFEPIRITGVKDLETSQKVETNLAFLDKNEMNNVLTSTPKADVTGSETFERRKPVLGAHISEGTLTTADKAEQKDFGVLKPDTKLAVKYSESISKSATVSERKDSDKIQSELMLDVIDLGASSSTLDTRGMKNSEAAMQFETTSKLCVPQVRDSDGVVESISIPEAETKDLGNALNYETVLEIKNSVATASQLSTPELKSSESVSVLKLVDSTGTRELEITPRNLGTTNSDSSGTIKGTEVLEIIDSQKHSKAENTLEIKYLESASETEYALETHQYKAAPESESVMEEKLSETTSAVVGLVSKEDLETIAKSKLPPEKTYLETPPQSLCTVEARDLEGSGTCKEVPHVSKTTPQFSSIVEEKSSGATISSLATETANDSEKQLELQMRFDETCSRTALERTENDSKPIVEIASIVDGKSSEANAGLMNIVELKDTESLLKSKIAPESVHSKEPEDFEATTKCDSIGKVKDLQVAQTAMGKEKQMDFEGISKSALALGTQDLERNSTPILLSEKKIPEASLESAHALSTKDSVPAPMTAENIDITEQNSKERCMAEVIDLESTTEQQAKNSEMIPQFTVEVKTSEATSEPLHKPKEKDLDGMKPVSLEEQGLKAAIKSVSAAAENLKSNQQLLKDSEASLEPLQMAKEKELEITLQDSLKDQDSDTTPKSSDIMKEKEENILKDKKSEKVSSKSKDKSKSGKKAKRSRSKSPSKSKKRKKKSRSRSTSRQVASRRARSRSKNDSRSRKKDSTSRHKSRSKSSDKKESKESSVRSRRRRSRTSDRLKSRSKSVDKRETSVRSRRRRSRSSDHHKSRSRSVDRRESVRRRRRLSRSSDNHKSRSRSVDKRDSLIRSGRRQSRSSDRRKSRSRSTDKRDTSVRTRRRRSRSSDRCKSRSKSVDRRESSVRTRRRKSISSDRHKSRSRSADDKRKTSVRSRRRRSRSPDVRKSRSRSVDRREISVRTRRRRSRSSDRKSRSRSNERRESSVRVRRRRSRSSDNRKSRSRSVDKRDTSLRVRRRRSRSSDRKSRSKSVDKRESSLRTRRRKSVSSDRKSRSKSVDKRETSFRGKRRRSRSSDNRKSRSRSVDKRDTSIRAKRRRSRSSDNRKSRSKSAENLETSSRSKRRRSKSADNKCRTKSAEKEDPSLKSRHRKSKSKSKSRSKSPERRKDKDSSDVSGRKRSKSRSKSKSLEKTEGTESVEAPNHTKSPEYHKSKSRSKSLEKTGERDPLRRSRSKGSKSSEPSRRHRTASRSRKNRSRSATRKRSSRSKSDHRSQTRSRSRSRSCSRRWRRTRSRSVSRQRSLSRERRRRSRRNRSRSIDRRRRRSDSRDSYRIPLRLRSRSRTPVRPRCSRSTGRRRSTSISPDHRRSRTSSRSPKRLTDLDKAQLLEIAKANAAAMCAKAGVPLPPSLMPVVTPEKKEEKVAQKSAKETILELTEKCKKIAQSQEDDIIVNKPHVSDEEEEEHPFINHPFKLNEPKPIFFNLTTPTIKPAAPKNQVTLTKEFPVSSGSQHRKKESDSAYGEWVPVEKNKDENKDDVFPNPANLEPVDISSALTERTIAQKRLTENTFDMEAMCLLNRAQERIDAWAQLNSIPGHFTGSTGAQVLSSEQLSNSGPQAWIKKDQFLRAAPVTGGMGAQLMRKMGWREGEGLGKNKEGNKEPILVDFKTDRKGLVAVGEKTQKRHGPFSAVKDLSGKHPVSALLEVCNKRRWLPPIFALVNDNRPEHNKHFLFKVLVNGIEYKPNSVSPNKKHAKAMAATVALQALGLVPKELLANATSFRSASHN